Below is a window of Candidatus Leptovillus gracilis DNA.
TGGTTGACAAAGAAAAACTAACGGTCAACAAAGGCTGGTTTACTGAAATGTTATGTTAATAAAAATCAAAGAATGAGGTAGTACGACGAAATGTATTTGCCAGTTTGCCAGGATGTGTCATTACCTGACAAAAATCTGACCAATAGCAGTCATGCAAAAAGGGTTGACTGACTTGTATACTGATGCCAGAAGCAGAACATAGTTTCTACGAAAGAGGTGATGCAATGGACATAAAGGCAAATGCTCCTTACTATATAGACCTGTTGGCATCGTGCAATGAGAATTTTTTACTCCACGTGACCGTCTCGACACACTAAAAAACTGTGGTCTTGGAAGTCTAGTGCGAAGAGTGAGGAACATTGCAGAAGGGCCGCTTCAATTCGCGAGTAGCTTGTATCCTGTTCTTACAGATAATGTTCTTCAGAGTGGTTTGTCGCTGCGCCTCACTATCTTTGTTCTGTTTGATTACCTTATAAAGGTAGGCGAGCCAGTTCTGGAGCGCGAAGAGAACTTATTAAACCGCCTGGCTGTGGCAGAGGCTGAAGTGTCATGGGATTACCTCATGTCAAAAATGGCCGATCGAGATAGGCAGAAATTAAGGCAGCAACTTGCTCTTGCGGTACAAACTGCATTTCCACTAGGAGATGAAACACCCACAACATCTTTCAACGACGGCTTTGCGTTAATCATCGGCGTGGGCGGCAATCTATCCGCACCACCTAAAGATGCTGCACGGTTACGAGATCTTTTGACAGACCCAAGTCGCTGTGCCTATCCGCCCGAACAAGTTCGATGTTTATTGGAAGGAGAAGCAACAGCTCCGGCCATCCGCGATAGCCTGGCATGGCTACAAAAACAGGTAGCTGCGAACAGTCAAGCAACTGCTTTAATCTACTACAGTGGGCATGGTCGTGAAAACCCACAATATCATCTTGTGCCGCACGGTTACGATATCAGCAACATTTCAGAAACCGCTGTTCTGGGCAGCGAGCTTACCGAAGCAATCAAAGAGATAAAGGCACAGAAAAAACTGATTATCTTGGATGCCTGCCACGCTGGCGGATTGATAGATGTGCTGCCTATGGACGTCGCGTCAACGCCAGTTCCAGATGATTTGATTAAGAAACTATCTGAAGGTACAGGAACCGTCGTTATATCCTCTAGTATGCCGTGGCAAAAATCTTACGCTCGCACGGACAGTACGATTTTTAGCCGCGCCTTACGTGAAGCATTGGCAGGTTGGGGAACGTCACGAAGAGACGGCTATGTTTATGTGGCTGAAATTGCCATGTATCTTAGTCGAGTGGTTCCTGAACGGGCGGGGGCGCTTAAGTTAGAACAATATCCAGTATTAGATATTTCCCAGGCCGATAACTATGCCATCGCCTGGTATGCAGCGGGAAAAAACCAGCCATTACCTTTAGGTGAATCACCTGAAATCGAGCCACCCTCTTCAGGGTTAAGTGGAGAGACTTTGATAGGCAACCAGGCAAAACTGCATCAATATCAAATGACCTACTGGCAAAGATTACAAGAAATTTCACCTGAACCCTATAAAAAGTCCTCTACCGACCCGATTTTACAGATCAAAATACAGCAGGCTGTCCAAACAGAACGACAACTTGGTCAATACATACCATCATCAGTCTGGCCTACCCCTGACGATCAAATTCGGTGGCTTGTTGACTGGCTAGATAAGCGCTTTACAAAGCTTGAGGCACATATAGATGGTCAAACAGATGAGCTAAAAGCAGGTCTGCGAGCCATTTATGCACGCCTGCCAGCTGATGATACAGAAACATTAGAACGGATTCTGTCGGAATTACATTACCAACGGCTTGAACAAGCGGAAATGGAGCGCACAGTTGAGTCTGTGCGGCGGGTATTACAACAAAATCAAATTACTGATGACGAATTGAAGGAATTAATGGAAAAAGTTTACCGACAAGTCACCAGTAGCCTCAGTATGGAAGAACAATTTGAATTGACGCTGCCGGTCATCCCGCTATTGCTAAATTATAAAATTAGCCTAAGCGGCGGGGTTGAGTTAGATGCTTTGTGGCAAGAATTTAAGGACCGATTTTTAAAAAACACCTGATCTACGAGTGGTTTCAAAATGATGCCGACACCATTACAGCCAGATGAAGATTACGAGGTTTATAAAGAGATTTTAAAGGGCTCCGATAACTTTGCGGTGTATCGTCGGGATATCCTGATGGCCATTGAACCTTTCCGAGGAAAACTTTATAAATTCAAGCATCTTGATGATGGGTCAGAACACGAGGCATTCATTGATGCAAACTTCATATTATTAAAAAGTTGGGTCTGTATTGACACTGTGGGTGTCTATAGCGGTAAATATCGTTTAGCGTTGTTTATTCTATTACATCATCTCACAAGAAAAATACAGAATATAGGAACAGATGATCATGTTGTCGAATATGTGGATGCCGATGTCGCCAGACATGAAAGAATCGATCAAAAATTAAAAGAAATTGACGATTATTACTTGCAAGTTGATCAACAAGAAAGATTAGAGCGCATTTACCGCAAGCAATCAAAAATCCGCACTTTCAATGTATATGATTTAGACCTGAAAAGTTTAGAAGCTAAATTTAAAGAAATCCTTCAAGATGAAATAATGTGTGAAGAAAGTGGTGTCTGGGCCATTCATCTTATCGCTGAAGAACAACTACCGCGTAAGTTAATGATTCCCAAATTGAAGGCATATTTTGAAGAGAACCATGTTAATGATGAGGAAGAATATCTGGCAACACAACCTATTACCTTTTCTCTTTCTTTACAAGACGATTTCCTAGAAGATGCCCAAAAGTTTGCTGATCTTCTTCATCGGCAAGTAAGGTCGCCGTTAAAAGGTGTTTGCCCAGAGGATTCTTTAATCAAAAATATCTTAATATCTGTTGATGTTGAGTTTAAAGGAGGAAGACACGACCATGATAGACTGTATGAAGCATTTCGAAGATATTGCACCAAACCAAAGTCAGTTATTTGAGGATTTAGAACTTCCACCGCGTCGCTATATATTCCTGGTATCATCTAAAATCAGTAAGCCGAAGTGGTGGCGATTACAACCTCATATACCTTTCCCACTCTTCGAGAACTATAGAAACGATATTGCGGAAGAGTTCCCGAAATTGATTAAAGAGTATCGTACTATCCACCATACAGACGATGAAGAGTTAGAAATTCTCTGTCATATAGAAAGAAAAAATATTCTGGATCTGGATTCATACCTCTATTTAATTACTTACATTCGTGACAAATTAAGGAACCTCCAATGACAAGAAAAATAAACAAAAAAAATGAAATTGAGGAACGAATTTATCTTGGTGATCGCGAAGAAGAAGTGTATAAGAAGCATATTGTTCCAGATCATGTGTATCCGGGAATTACCATGGAGTACCCGGAAAAGGAACCATATGTGCCTTCGGAAGATTTAGCTCAGGCCGTTAATTTAGCCATGTATTTGGGACGGCCGTTGCTGTTAGAGGGCGAGACTGGCTGCGGAAAATCCCGCCTTGCCTTTTCTGTGGCCTGGGAGCTGGGTTATCCACTCTTTCAATACTACGTACACTCCAGCGCTAAGGCCAAAGATCTGTTATACAGTTTTGACCAACTGAAACGCTTACGTGACGCTCAAAATGGTGGCAACAATTCGCAGCGATCAGACCTTGATGATTCGAGCCGCTATATTCGGTTGGGGCCACTGGGATGGGCGATTCGCATATCAGCCGAAAAAGGCATTCCCTCGGTTGTTTTGATTGATGAGATTGATAAAGGGGATTACGATTTTCCCAACGACTTGCTATTAGAATTAGAGCGGTTGGAATTCAGGGTTGAAGACTTTGAGGAGCAATACAAAGCGGTTAACGAACAATACAAACGGCCGTTGGTTATCATTACCAGCAACCGTGAAAAAGCATTACCTCGCCCCTTTCTGCGTCGTTGTGTTTATCATTTTGTTTCCTTTCCAGAACCAGAGCGCTTGGATGAAATTCTTTTTCGTCAGTTTAAGGCTAATGTGCCTGACAACTTAACTCTTGTTGAGGCCAGAAAAACCTGGAATCTTGCCATAGACAAATTTGACTTGTTGCGAAAACAGTTGCGGGGACACCAACCAGGCACTAGTGAACTTATAGACTGGGTCAACGTTTTGTTGAATTGGAACTCTGGGTTTGATTCACAAAAACTTGAACAAATCAGTCAATCAACATTGGCTAAATTACCGTATCTTGACCTGTTAATCAAAAATGAACATGACCTCAGAAAACTTAGATCAGGAACCTGATGAATTATTGAAGTCTGATATAGCAGCATCCACTCTCATAGATGTTGCGATCAGGTCTCTGTTAGACGAATTGCTAAGACCCCTGTTGTCAGAACTGCGACAGGCTGGCTTACCCATATCGCCACAAGAGTATGCGCTTGTGATGGATGTGCTGCACAATCCAAACAGCCCGTTTAGCTTACGTTCAGTTTCTATTGCACAAGAAAACGACCATTTCGTTTCTCTGCGCGAACAAATGCGCACAGTCTGTCTTCTTCTTTGGTCAACAACGCCTGCAGAGCAAGTTGTATTCGATCAAATATTTGACAAGCATTTTGCGCTGACAACAACAAGTGACCAAGCAGACCTTAGAAATAATAAGGAAAAGCCTGTTCAGTCCCCTAATATCTCAGAACTTGATGACGTGGCCAGAGAACAGGAAGACAAACAGCAAGATAAATCAGAAGAAAAACAATTGAAATTAGATGAACCATCATGGTACGGACACATCTCTATTGTGAGTCCACCGCTCTTAGACCAGAAGTGGAAGGAAAGCATGACTTCCAGCCCTGAATTCCGGTTACAGTTTCATGTGACCGAACGCCAACTGATTCGGCCCTGGTTGCTAGCTCGGCGCTTGCGTCGTTACGGTCCTAGAACTGAACTGGATTTGGCGGCGACCATTGCTCGTTATGCGCGTGTTGGGCGACTTGTTGAACCGCAGTTTCGTCCAGGTTTGAAAAACCGATTGACTCTATTAACGCTGGTAGATTATGGTGGCTCCATGCTTCCTTTTCGTCCATTGGTTAACACCTTGCTGAATCATTTATGGGCGTTGCGCGGCCGTTTTCACCAGGTCTTGTTTTATTATTTTCACGATTATCCCTCGCCTTTTCTATATCGCTATCCAGATGAAGATTGGGACTCGTCAGAACCGCCTGATCTGCTTGATCCGATGTTAACAAACGCAGTCTCAACTGCTGATTTAACTATCAACCTGCAATTTGATGGTAGCGTACTGATTATTAGCGATGGTGGAGCGGCCAATCAAACGTACGAAGAACGACGCTACCAGACTTTTGAACGGCTGGTGCGAGATCTGTATGCCGAAACGCCTAGACTGGCGTGGCTCAACCCCTTACCGGCTAACCGCTGGCCTGGCTCAACCGCCGATCGAATCAAAGATTTGTTGCCCATGTATGTCATTGACGCCGATGGCTTGACCAATATGGCCTTGATGTTGAGCAGTGGCACCAGGAGTTAACTACCTTGTCTCAGAAGGTTGCAGATATTGAGCTGGAAACTGATGCGCCCGACTGGCTGAGTGGCGAAGATGCGCACTGGTTGATAGGAAAGTACCTTGAACAGTGCGAACGATACGGGGGCGTCCAATCCACCCATTTCCGCTTGGCCTGTATTGCCGCCGTGCCGCTTCTGCTAACGCCAGAAATCCTCAATTTGCTGCGAGCCAGGTTCTTGCCAGAAAGCGATGCCGATTGGTTAGCCGAGGCAGATTTGTTGTTGTCACCGCTTTGCCAGTTGATTGACAGCCGTTTAGGTATCTATGAAATGGATCCGCGTGTACGGCGCGATCTTGTCTCTCGCTTAACTGTAGAAGAGAAACGCGTAGTTGCTCAGTATGTGCTTGATTATGCGACCGGTCGTGATTACCCCTTTGAAACCATGCGCGCTACCCATTACTGGTTAAGCAAAGCTATCCTTGAACCAGATACGGCTGCCGGAGCGATTCA
It encodes the following:
- a CDS encoding caspase family protein, with the protein product MYPVLTDNVLQSGLSLRLTIFVLFDYLIKVGEPVLEREENLLNRLAVAEAEVSWDYLMSKMADRDRQKLRQQLALAVQTAFPLGDETPTTSFNDGFALIIGVGGNLSAPPKDAARLRDLLTDPSRCAYPPEQVRCLLEGEATAPAIRDSLAWLQKQVAANSQATALIYYSGHGRENPQYHLVPHGYDISNISETAVLGSELTEAIKEIKAQKKLIILDACHAGGLIDVLPMDVASTPVPDDLIKKLSEGTGTVVISSSMPWQKSYARTDSTIFSRALREALAGWGTSRRDGYVYVAEIAMYLSRVVPERAGALKLEQYPVLDISQADNYAIAWYAAGKNQPLPLGESPEIEPPSSGLSGETLIGNQAKLHQYQMTYWQRLQEISPEPYKKSSTDPILQIKIQQAVQTERQLGQYIPSSVWPTPDDQIRWLVDWLDKRFTKLEAHIDGQTDELKAGLRAIYARLPADDTETLERILSELHYQRLEQAEMERTVESVRRVLQQNQITDDELKELMEKVYRQVTSSLSMEEQFELTLPVIPLLLNYKISLSGGVELDALWQEFKDRFLKNT
- a CDS encoding MoxR family ATPase, which produces MTRKINKKNEIEERIYLGDREEEVYKKHIVPDHVYPGITMEYPEKEPYVPSEDLAQAVNLAMYLGRPLLLEGETGCGKSRLAFSVAWELGYPLFQYYVHSSAKAKDLLYSFDQLKRLRDAQNGGNNSQRSDLDDSSRYIRLGPLGWAIRISAEKGIPSVVLIDEIDKGDYDFPNDLLLELERLEFRVEDFEEQYKAVNEQYKRPLVIITSNREKALPRPFLRRCVYHFVSFPEPERLDEILFRQFKANVPDNLTLVEARKTWNLAIDKFDLLRKQLRGHQPGTSELIDWVNVLLNWNSGFDSQKLEQISQSTLAKLPYLDLLIKNEHDLRKLRSGT